A stretch of Vigna angularis cultivar LongXiaoDou No.4 chromosome 4, ASM1680809v1, whole genome shotgun sequence DNA encodes these proteins:
- the LOC108331002 gene encoding probable glutathione S-transferase has product MEEAKVVLLGSRFSMFGMRAKIALAEKGIKYEYMEEDLTNKSPLLQEMNPIYKKIPVLIHHGRPICESLIIVEYIDMVWHNNSPLLPLDPYHKAQAKFWADFVDQKVYHASKRVWISKGDEQEVAKKNFLESLKHLEEFLGDKPYFGGETFGFVDVALIPFYCWFYTYETFGNFKVEAVCPKLISWAKRCMQKQSVFETLADEKEVYEAVLDYKTKFILN; this is encoded by the exons ATGGAGGAGGCCAAGGTGGTTTTGTTAGGCTCAAGGTTCAGTATGTTTGGGATGAGAGCTAAGATAGCTTTGGCTGAGAAAGGAATAAAATATGAGTACATGGAAGAAGATCTCACCAACAAGAGCCCCTTGCTTCAAGAAATGAATCCAATTTACAAGAAAATTCCAGTTCTCATACATCATGGAAGACCAATCTGTGAGTCCCTCATCATTGTTGAGTATATTGACATGGTTTGGCACAACAATTCTCCTTTGCTCCCCTTGGATCCCTACCACAAAGCACAAGCCAAGTTCTGGGCTGATTTTGTAGATCAGAAg GTGTATCATGCTTCTAAGAGAGTGTGGATTTCTAAGGGAGATGAGCAAGAGGTGGCAAAGAAGAACTTTCTAGAGAGCTTGAAGCATTTGGAGGAGTTTCTTGGAGACAAACCTTATTTTGGTGGAGAAACATTTGGGTTTGTTGATGTTGCCCTCATTCCTTTCTATTGCTGGTTTTATACCTATGAGACCTTTGGCAATTTCAAAGTGGAGGCAGTGTGTCCAAAACTGATCTCCTGGGCTAAGAGATGCATGCAAAAACAAAGTGTATTTGAAACTCTTGCAGATGAAAAGGAGGTCTATGAGGCTGTTTTGGATTATAAgacaaaatttatattgaattaa
- the LOC108331125 gene encoding probable glutathione S-transferase, with the protein MGDEVILLNFWLSPYGMRVQIALEEKGIKYENREEDLSNKSSLLLQMNPVHKKIPVLIHNSKPICESLIAVEYIDEVWNEQSPLLPSNPYQIAQARFWANYVDTVVYKHATRFWITEGEEREAAGQEFLESLKLLEKQLGDEPYFGGNNFGFVDVALVPLFCYFYTFSLYGNFISEAQYPKIISWARRCIQRESVSKSFPQEQMVKEYISQKRNKG; encoded by the exons ATGGGAGATGAGGTGATTCTGTTGAATTTCTGGTTAAGCCCTTATGGGATGAGGGTCCAGATTGCACTAGAGGAAAAGGGCATCAAGTATGAGAACAGAGAAGAGGACTTAAGCAACAAGAGCTCTTTACTCCTCCAAATGAACCCAGTTCATAAGAAAATACCAGTTCTCATCCACAATAGCAAACCCATTTGTGAGTCACTGATTGCTGTTGAGTACATTGACGAGGTTTGGAATGAACAATCTCCCTTGTTGCCTTCTAATCCTTACCAGATAGCACAAGCAAGATTCTGGGCTAACTATGTTGACACTGTG GTATATAAGCATGCCACAAGGTTTTGGATAACtgaaggagaagagagagaggCTGCTGGGCAAGAATTTTTGGAGAGTCTGAAGTTATTAGAAAAACAACTTGGGGATGAGCCTTATTTTGGTGGAAACAACTTTGGTTTCGTGGATGTTGCACTTGTTCCTTtgttctgttatttttatacttttagcTTATATGGCAATTTCATCAGCGAGGCACAGTACCCCAAAATCATTTCTTGGGCCAGGAGGTGCATCCAAAGAGAGAGTGTGTCCAAAAGTTTTCCCCAGGAGCAGATGGTCAAAGAGTATATTTCCCAGAAGAGAAACAAAGGGTAG